Part of the Natronobacterium gregoryi SP2 genome, CCACCCACCGGAGTTCGACGTCGCGGGAAGCGACGACCACGCGACGAAGTGCTATCTCGCCGAGGTGGAGTACACCGAGTCCAGAGCGCTCTCGAAAGACTACTTCGCGGACGAGGCCGGGAGCGAGACGTGGGAACGGTCAGTCGCCGACACGGAGGAAGAACCACACCGAGCCGGACCGGGGACGGGACGGGAGGCCGAATCCGCACCGTCCAGAGACGGATCGGGGCCTCCGGGAGGTGAATCGGAGTGAGCGCCGACCGCGACCGACCGCTGGTCCGGGTCGAGAACCTCGAGAAGTACTTCTGGGAGCAGGACTCGATTCTCGATCGGCTGCTGGGAGCGGAGCCGATTCCGGTTCGCGCCGTCGACGGCGTGAGCTTCGACGTCTACCGCGGCGAGACACTCGGTCTCGTCGGCGAGTCGGGCTGTGGGAAGTCGACGACCGGCGAGACGCTGCTGCGACTGCAGGAGCCGACCGGTGGCCGCGTCGAGTACGACGGACGGAACGTCTACGCCCTCGAGGGAACCGCACTCGACGAGTTCCGGCGAGCGGCACAGGTGGTCTTCCAGGACCCGTTCTCGAGTCTCGACCCACGGATGACGGTCGGCGGCATCGTCCGACAGCCCTTGGACGTCCACGGCATCGGCACCAAAGAGGACCGTAACGATCGCGTCCGGGGTCTGCTCAAGCGCGTCGGACTCTCCGCCGATCAGCTCGATCGGTATCCCCACGAGTTCTCCGGCGGCCAGCGCCAGCGGGTCGGCATCGCACGAGCACTCGCGCTCGATCCGGAGTTCGTCGTCCTGGACGAGCCGACGTCGGCACTCGACGTTTCGGTCCAGGCACAGGTATTGAACCTGCTTGCCGACCTCCAGACGGAGTTTGGGCTCACCTACCTGTTGATCAGTCACGATCTCTCGGTCGTCCGCCACGTCTGTGACCGGGTCGCCGTGATGTACCTCGGCGAGATTGTCGAGATCGCTCCCTCCGCGGACCTGTTCGAGGACCCGGACCACCCGTACACGCAGGCGCTGCTCGACAGCGTCCCGCGGGCATCGACCGACGAGCGTCGCCGCGATCGCCAGACACTCACTGGAGACGTTCCCTCGCCGCGTGATCCACCCAGCGGCTGCCGGTTCCGGACGCGGTGCCCGATGGTCATTCCGCCAGCGGATCTGGACATCGAACAGGACCTCTACCGGGATCTAACGACGCTGCGCCAGCGGATCGAAAGACGGGATGTCTCGCTAGCGACTGTCGGCGGCGACGGCCGGTTCGAATTCGACGAGGCCGACGGCGTCGCCGACGAGGACGTGCCGGCGTTCGTGGCGGCGCTGACGGACCGACTGCTCGAGCGCGACCTTCCGCCGCCTCACGACGAAATCGTCGCGGCTGCGTTCGGGGAACTCGCCGCGGCAAACTGGGAGGCAGCCGAGAAACGACTTCGTGCGGAGTACGAGAGCGTCTGCGAACGTGCACACCCGGACCCCGAGGACAGCGACGTCGACCACCCGGTCGCGTGTCACCTCCACGACGATGCCGTCGACGGGACGGCCACATCGGGCTCGTGGCTCCGACAGTGATCGCCCGGCGGTCGACTCCCGCTCTCAGACGGTTTGCTGTACGTCGTTTCCGGCGCGACCGCGAGCACGCCTGCGGTCGCGCCGGGACATCGAGACAGCAGTCCGTCTCACTCCCGACTCGGCGCGTCCACAGACGATGGGGCCTGGCGATCGAAAACGGCCGATTCTCGAACCGTGCTCGTCCGTCCGTCTCCGAAAGTAGACGGGGAGTGGAAAGAATCACCGCCAAAATGAGATTCAAAATATATAAATAATTGTTTGACAAGCCTGTTAGGCATGCAGGGTGCTGACAAACCGAACTATGGTCGTCGAACAGTGCTGAAGCTTACCGGAGTGGCCGGTGCAGCAGGCCTGACGGGCCTTGCCGGTTGTCTCGACGATCCTGACGGAGGAGACACCGACGAACTCGTCATCACACAGGGGGAGCTCATCGACAATCCAGATCCGAACGATCATATCACGGGACCGTATTTCAACATCCTCGACGCCGTCTACGAGCCGCTGTTCGACGTCACGCCCGATTTCGAGTTCCAGTCACGTGTCGTCGACGAGTGGGAAGACACCGGCGACGGTGCAGCCGAACTCACGATCCGCAACGACGTTCAGTTTCACGGCGGCGAGGAGCTGACGGCCGAAGACGTCGCGTACACGTTCAACCGCCAGATCGACCCCGATCTCGGGGTCGAAAGCGATCAGGCAGCCGGACTGGGCGCGATCGACGAGGCCGAAGCGATCGACGACACGACCGTTCGTCTCGAGCACGGCGTTGCACCGTCGCTGGCCGAGTACGAGTACGCCAACTACGGTCGTGCGGTCAATCGAGAGTGGATCGAAGACCAGGAACAGCCGGTCGCCGGCGACTCTGCCGACGCGTTCAACGGCACCGGTCCGTTCGAAGTCGTCGAGTACGAGCCCGATGTCCAGATCGTCCTCGAGCCGTTCGAGGGGTACTGGGGCGACGTTCCCGACATCGAGCGAGTCGTCTTCAACGCCGACGAGGAGTCAAGTGGTCGCGTGAACGCTCTCGAGGCCGGCGAGACTGACATCGTCGACAACGTAAACCCCAACGACGTCGTCGACGTCGACGAAACCGACGGCATCGAGATCCGCAACGAGACGAGTCTCCGGAACGTCTTCCTCGTGATGAACTCCGGTGTCGAGCCGTTCGACAGTCAGGAGTTCCGCCAGGCGATGAACTACGCCGTCGACAACGAGGAGATCATCGACACGGTGCTTGGCGAGTTCGCAGACCCGATGACCCAGCCGATTCCCGACGGCGTGTTCGGTCACAACCCCGACCTCGAGACGTACTCCCAAGACCTCGAGCGTGCAGAAGAACTAGTCGAAGAGAGTGGCTACGACGGTGTCGAGATCACGCTCTCTACTCCCGAGGGGCGGTATCTCAACGACGCCGACGTCGCCCAGACGGCGGCTGACGATATCAACCAGCTCGACAACGTCGACTGTGAACTCGACATCGTGCCGTTCCCGGACATCTCCGACGCCAACAGCGAAGGCTACGACTACGAGGAGATGCCGTTTTACCTCATCGGCTGGGGCGTCATCACGGGCGACGCCGACTACGGTCTCGCCCCGTTCTTCGTCGAGGAAGCTCCCCAGGAGACGCTACGGAACGAGGACATCTCTGATCGGATTCTCGAGAGCCAGGAGATCGAGGACGAGGACGAACGCGAGGAGATGCTCCAGGAGATCAACGCCGACCTTCGCGAGGAGGCACCGTGGGTCTTCTTGCACTCCCAGGACAGCGTCTACGGTGTCAGCGAGGAGATCGACTGGGAGCCACGGACCGACGAGAGCATCTACCTCTGGGAAATGGACCCGTAGAACGGCGGTGTCGCAACCGCTTCTGGGCCGGGAGCGATCCGCCCCCTATCGAACTGTCAACTCATGAACTCGCCTTCGGATTACCGTCCGTCTCGTAATGTCATTCGGTAAATTTCTGCTCAAACGATCGTTGCAGGGAATCGTCGTCGTCTGGGGCGTCGTCACTGTACTGTTCGGGTTGCGAGCGATCACGCCGGGTGATCCGGTCAATCTCATCGTCGATCCGGCGGTCGACCAGGCCACGCGTGAACGGATTCGACAGGAGTTAGGGCTGGATCAGCCGATGTACGTCCAGTACGTAGACTATATCCAGGGACTTCTCGTCGGTGACCTCGGGTACTCGTATCAGGCGAGTCGTCCGGTGTCGACGATGGTCATCGAACGAATTCCGGCGACGCTGGAACTGGCAATTGCAGCGACGATCATCGCACTGGTGATCGCGATTCCGCTCGGCGTCATCAGCGGCACCCGGCGAAACGAACCCGCCGACTACGGTGCGACGACGTTCTCGTTAATCGGGATCAGTACCCCAAACTTCTGGCTCGGGATCATGTTGATCCTGTTGCTCGGGGTCCAGTTCGATCTTTTCCCGACGGGCCGTCGCCCGGTCGCGTTCCACTCCGCGATGTGGACGTTCTTGACGACGTTTTACGTCGGTGACCTGCTGGCGTGGTTCCAGCACATACTCTTGCCGGCAGTCACGCTCGGAACGTACTTTACGGCCCTGATCACGCGCCTGACCAGGAGTGGGATGCTAGACGAGTACGGCAAGCCCTACGTGACGGCGACCGAAGCGAAAGGAATTCCGGGTGTGTTGGTCCGGTACAAACACGTGCTGCGAAACACGATGATTCCCATCATCACCGTTCTCGGCCTGCAACTCGGAACCTTGCTCGGGGGTGCGGTGATCACGGAGACGGTCTTCTCCTGGCCCGGGCTAGGGATGCGGCTTATCACCGCGATCAACAACCTCGACTGGCCGCTCATCCAGGGCATCATCATCTTCATCGGCGTCGGATACGTCGTCATCAACATTGCCGTCGACGGCATTTATGCGAAACTCAACCCGCGGGTGATCGACGAATGATCTCCGACCGTGTCACGTCGAATCTCAAACAGGAGTTCCGACAGAGCCTGCTGGCGAAACTCGGACTCGTGATTCTGCTTGTCATCCTCGTGATGGCCCTGTTCGCGCCGGTGCTTGCGACGCACAACCCGAACACGACCGGCTACTTCGACGAGAGCGGAAACTCGTATCCGCCGGTCGGGATCACCGACGAGGGCCATCAGTGGGAAGACGGCGAGCGCGTGACCTACACCGTCGAGTACAGTACCGACCACCTGCTGGGAACGAACAACGTCGGCCAGGACGTCTACTCCCGACTGCTCTACGGCGCTCGCACGTCGCTTATGGTCGGTATCCTCGGCACCGGGCTGGCCATCCTCATCGGCGTCCCGTTCGGACTGGTCTCGGGCTACTACGGCGGACGAATCGACGACGCGATGATGCGAGTCGCCGACGTGATGCTCGCGTTCCCGTCGCTCGTGTTGGCGCTGGCGCTGATCGGCGTCTTCGGATCGCTCGCGATACCGATGCCCGATCCGATCGTGATGGCCGGCTTCGCGGACGGAATGCCCGAGTCGACAGTGTTACCCGGGACGGTGACGATCGTCGTCGGACTCGTCACGTGGGTCTGGTTTGCCCGCGTCGCACGCGGCGAAGCCATGTCGATACGCAACGAAGAGTACGTGAAAGCCGCGAAAAGCCTCGGGGCGAGCAACCGGAAGATACTGACAAAACACGTCTTTCCGAACAGCCTCACGCCAGTGATCGTGCTCGCGACGATCCAGGTCGCGGCAGTCATCCTCCTCGAGAGTTCGCTGTCCTACCTCGGGTTCTCCGGGACGACGCTCTCGTGGGGGTACGAGATCCAGCAGGGCCAGGACTACCTCCGGACGGCCTGGTGGGTCTCGACGGTTCCGGGAATCGGGATCGTTCTCGCAGTGATTAGCATCAACTTGCTCGGTGACTGGTTTCGGGACTCCCTCGACCCGAACATCGAGGGTGAAGGAGGTGGCGCTGGATAATCATGTCTAACGAGATACTACGCATCAACGGCCTTTCGACGCGGTTTTTCACCGAACAGGGACAGGTAAACGCCGTCGAGGATCTCGACCTGACGATCGAACGTGGCGACGTGGTCGGCATCGTCGGCGAGAGCGGCTCCGGCAAAAGCGTCACTGCACGTTCGATCGTCGACCTGATCGAATCGCCCGGCCAGATCACCGACGGCGAAATCTGGTTCGACGACCCGGAGCTAGCGGCGACGGTCGAAGACGACCAGCCCGACGCGGTCGACGGCGACTTCGTCGATCTTCGCCGACTACCAGACGAGACCCGGCGCTCGCTGCGGGGGACGACCTTCAGCATGATCTTCCAGGACCCCGAGAGCAGCTTCAACCCGAGTCTCACGGTCGGCGAGCAGATCGCCGAAGCAGTCGAGGTCCAGCAACGCGCCAGCTCGAACCCGCGATCGACCAGGGCTCGAACCCAGTCCGCGGAGTACTCGCTTGGCAACTTCGTGCTGTCGACGATGCTTCCCTCCCAGAAGTACGTCACCGAGGCGAGCAAGGAGCGAGCGATCGAACTGCTCGAGCTGGTCGGCATCCCCGACCCCGTCGAGCGGGCCGACGAGTACCCCCACGAGTACTCGGGCGGGATGCTCCAGCGGGCGATGATCGCCCAGGCACTCGCAGGCGAACCCGACGTGCTCGTTGCCGACGAGCCGACGACGGCACTGGACGTAACCATCCAGGCACAGGTGCTCGACTTGCTCGCCGACCTCCAGCGAGAGACCGGGATGACGATCCTGCTTATTACGCACAACCTCGGCGTCATCGCGCGCATGTGCGACCGGGTCGGCGTGATGTACGCTGGCGAGATCGTCGAGCGCGGGACCCTCGAGGACGTCTTCGATCGCCCCGTCCACCCCTACACGGTGGGACTGCTCGGATCGATCCCCGACCTCGAGGACGCGGGCGGCCGTCTCGACCCGATCCCGGGCAACGTGCCGAGTCTGCTCGATCACGAGATGGGGGATCGCTGTTACTTCGCCGATCGCTGTCCGAGAGCCATGGAGGCGTGTCTCGACCGTCCACCCGAGTACGACGCCGACGGGAGCGGCGAGCACGACGTGCGGTGTGTGCTCGCGGAAAGAAAGTACGACGAGTCCAGAGCCCTTCCAGACGGCTGGTTCGGGACGGACGCCGGGCGGCCACGGGACGAACAGGACCCAGCCGCCGGCGGCGAACGAGGCCACGAGGATCGACCCCGTCCGCAACTCGAGGAGTCAGGGGGTGAGAGCCGATGAGCACCGACGACGCCGACGAACCACTCGTTCGCGTCGACGACCTGCAGAAGTACTTCTGGGAGAACGATTCGCTGCTCGATCGACTGCTCGGCGACGAGCCGGTCGCCGTCCGGGCGGTCGACGGCGTGAGCTTCGACATCCGCGAGGGAGAGACGCTCGGTCTCGTCGGCGAATCGGGCTGTGGGAAGTCGACGACTGGCGAGACACTGCTTCGGCTGCAAGAACCCAGCGATGGCGACGTTCGATTCGACGGCCGGAGCGTTTACGACCTCGAGAGAGAGACCCTCGACGAGTTCCGTCGGGAGGCACAGGTCGTCTTTCAGGACCCGTTCTCGAGTCTCGATCCCCGGATGACGATCGGAGAGATCGTCACGCAACCTCTCGAAATCCACGACTGGCCCTGGACCGATCCCGAGGTCGAGACCGTGGTCGAGGTGCGGACCGACGGAATCTCGGACGGGATCGTCACTGCGACGGCAGCCGACGACATCGACAAACTGGTAAGCCCAACGGACGGCGTCGCGACGGCCCACGTGACCGTCCGACCCGACGCCGATAGCGCCCGACCGGCCGGGGACGTCGCGGACGACCACAGCGTCGATATCGCGGACGGCGTCGTCGCCGAGGTCACAGAGGATCTCACAGTCGAGGTGACCAGAGACGACGGAATCGACGTCCACGTCTCGGTCGAACGCGGGCCGAACGAACTCCGGCGGAAACGAGCGACGGAGCTACTCGAGCGGGTGGGGCTCGCGGTCGACCAGTTGGATCGATACCCCCACGAGTTCTCCGGTGGCCAGCGCCAGCGGATCGGGATCGCACGGTCACTCGCCCTCGAGCCGGGGTTTCTGGTGCTCGACGAGCCAACGAGCGCGCTCGACGTCTCTGTTCAGGCACAGGTGCTGAACCTGCTTGCAGACCTTCAAGAGGAGTTTGACCTGACGTACCTGCTGATCAGCCACGACCTCTCAGTGGTCCGGCATATATGTGACCGGGTCGCGGTGATGTATCTCGGCGAGATCGTCGAAATCGGGCCGGTCGAAGAGATGTTCGAGATGCCAGCGCATCCGTACACGCAAGCCTTGCTCGACAGCGTTCCACGTGCGTCGACCGCCGAGAAAGACCGCGACGTAGAGACGCTATCCGGCGACGTTCCGTCTCCGCGAAGTCCACCCAGCGGCTGTCGGTTTCGAACGCGCTGTCCAACGGTGATCCCACCGGCGGAAAGCGACCTCGATCAGGAACGCTTCCGTGATCTGATGAACGTGCGCGAGCGAATCGAAACTCGGGACGTCTCACTCGAGACGGTCGGCGACGACGACCGGTTCGAGTTCGAGAACGGATCGTTACCCGACGAAGAAGTCGACGAGTTCGTCGCGGCGCTGAAAGAGCGTCTGCTCGACCGTGAACTACCGCCGGCCCACGACGCTGTCGTCGAGGAGGCTCTGTCCGAACTCGCTACGACGGACTGGGAGGCCGCTGCAATGTGTCTTCGAGAGGAGTACGAGAGCGTCTGCGAGCGCAAGAACCCGCCGCTTTCCGGAGCGAACACGAGTTCGGTTCATCCGACGGCCTGTCACCTTTACGATGAGTCTGTTCCGGGAAGACCCGACTCGGACGAGTGACGACCCCACTATCCACTGACACGTAAAATTCGACACTCCTGTCTACCCGACTGTCCCGCTTCGCTACGATAGAGAGTATGTGTCACCGCCATATAGGGGGCACCAATCTGTATTGGCAGTAGGTGTAATACCGCCGGGTCTCTAGACGAGGTATGAACGAGCCCACCGACCGCCGAATGGCAGCCGCTTGCTCCCTTCTCGCCAAGGAAAAGCGCCGATATCTCCTCTACCAACTCGCCGAAGACGAGACTGCTCACATCGAAGATCTCGTGACCCAGGTCGCCGCGTGGGACGACACTGTCTCGACCGGGCAGATCTCCAGCGAAACCCGACAGCAAACCTACGTCTCGCTTGTGCACAACCACCTTCCGCGTCTCGCCGACTACGACATCATCGACTACGACCTCCGCAGCGGCGACATCGTCCTCGCGGACGGCTTCGACGACATCAAACCGCTCCTCGAGCAGTTCAAACAGACCGAAGAGAAGCAGGAACTGCGCGAGCAGCCGCCGCTGTGACGGTTTTCGCATCGAAATGCAGAGGGAAGCCAAAGCGAGAGTACTGGTGTGAGTCAGTATCGGAACGTCGGTCTCTTCCTGACGCTTGCGGCCTGCTGGGGAACGGCGTTCGTCGCGATCAGTGCCGGTCTCGAGTACGTTCCGCCGGTTCTCTTTGCAGCACTGCGGTACGACATCGCCGGGATCGTGATGCTCACTTACG contains:
- a CDS encoding ABC transporter ATP-binding protein; translated protein: MSADRDRPLVRVENLEKYFWEQDSILDRLLGAEPIPVRAVDGVSFDVYRGETLGLVGESGCGKSTTGETLLRLQEPTGGRVEYDGRNVYALEGTALDEFRRAAQVVFQDPFSSLDPRMTVGGIVRQPLDVHGIGTKEDRNDRVRGLLKRVGLSADQLDRYPHEFSGGQRQRVGIARALALDPEFVVLDEPTSALDVSVQAQVLNLLADLQTEFGLTYLLISHDLSVVRHVCDRVAVMYLGEIVEIAPSADLFEDPDHPYTQALLDSVPRASTDERRRDRQTLTGDVPSPRDPPSGCRFRTRCPMVIPPADLDIEQDLYRDLTTLRQRIERRDVSLATVGGDGRFEFDEADGVADEDVPAFVAALTDRLLERDLPPPHDEIVAAAFGELAAANWEAAEKRLRAEYESVCERAHPDPEDSDVDHPVACHLHDDAVDGTATSGSWLRQ
- a CDS encoding ABC transporter substrate-binding protein, whose amino-acid sequence is MQGADKPNYGRRTVLKLTGVAGAAGLTGLAGCLDDPDGGDTDELVITQGELIDNPDPNDHITGPYFNILDAVYEPLFDVTPDFEFQSRVVDEWEDTGDGAAELTIRNDVQFHGGEELTAEDVAYTFNRQIDPDLGVESDQAAGLGAIDEAEAIDDTTVRLEHGVAPSLAEYEYANYGRAVNREWIEDQEQPVAGDSADAFNGTGPFEVVEYEPDVQIVLEPFEGYWGDVPDIERVVFNADEESSGRVNALEAGETDIVDNVNPNDVVDVDETDGIEIRNETSLRNVFLVMNSGVEPFDSQEFRQAMNYAVDNEEIIDTVLGEFADPMTQPIPDGVFGHNPDLETYSQDLERAEELVEESGYDGVEITLSTPEGRYLNDADVAQTAADDINQLDNVDCELDIVPFPDISDANSEGYDYEEMPFYLIGWGVITGDADYGLAPFFVEEAPQETLRNEDISDRILESQEIEDEDEREEMLQEINADLREEAPWVFLHSQDSVYGVSEEIDWEPRTDESIYLWEMDP
- a CDS encoding ABC transporter permease gives rise to the protein MSFGKFLLKRSLQGIVVVWGVVTVLFGLRAITPGDPVNLIVDPAVDQATRERIRQELGLDQPMYVQYVDYIQGLLVGDLGYSYQASRPVSTMVIERIPATLELAIAATIIALVIAIPLGVISGTRRNEPADYGATTFSLIGISTPNFWLGIMLILLLGVQFDLFPTGRRPVAFHSAMWTFLTTFYVGDLLAWFQHILLPAVTLGTYFTALITRLTRSGMLDEYGKPYVTATEAKGIPGVLVRYKHVLRNTMIPIITVLGLQLGTLLGGAVITETVFSWPGLGMRLITAINNLDWPLIQGIIIFIGVGYVVINIAVDGIYAKLNPRVIDE
- a CDS encoding ABC transporter permease, which encodes MISDRVTSNLKQEFRQSLLAKLGLVILLVILVMALFAPVLATHNPNTTGYFDESGNSYPPVGITDEGHQWEDGERVTYTVEYSTDHLLGTNNVGQDVYSRLLYGARTSLMVGILGTGLAILIGVPFGLVSGYYGGRIDDAMMRVADVMLAFPSLVLALALIGVFGSLAIPMPDPIVMAGFADGMPESTVLPGTVTIVVGLVTWVWFARVARGEAMSIRNEEYVKAAKSLGASNRKILTKHVFPNSLTPVIVLATIQVAAVILLESSLSYLGFSGTTLSWGYEIQQGQDYLRTAWWVSTVPGIGIVLAVISINLLGDWFRDSLDPNIEGEGGGAG
- a CDS encoding ABC transporter ATP-binding protein, with amino-acid sequence MSNEILRINGLSTRFFTEQGQVNAVEDLDLTIERGDVVGIVGESGSGKSVTARSIVDLIESPGQITDGEIWFDDPELAATVEDDQPDAVDGDFVDLRRLPDETRRSLRGTTFSMIFQDPESSFNPSLTVGEQIAEAVEVQQRASSNPRSTRARTQSAEYSLGNFVLSTMLPSQKYVTEASKERAIELLELVGIPDPVERADEYPHEYSGGMLQRAMIAQALAGEPDVLVADEPTTALDVTIQAQVLDLLADLQRETGMTILLITHNLGVIARMCDRVGVMYAGEIVERGTLEDVFDRPVHPYTVGLLGSIPDLEDAGGRLDPIPGNVPSLLDHEMGDRCYFADRCPRAMEACLDRPPEYDADGSGEHDVRCVLAERKYDESRALPDGWFGTDAGRPRDEQDPAAGGERGHEDRPRPQLEESGGESR
- a CDS encoding ABC transporter ATP-binding protein, with translation MSTDDADEPLVRVDDLQKYFWENDSLLDRLLGDEPVAVRAVDGVSFDIREGETLGLVGESGCGKSTTGETLLRLQEPSDGDVRFDGRSVYDLERETLDEFRREAQVVFQDPFSSLDPRMTIGEIVTQPLEIHDWPWTDPEVETVVEVRTDGISDGIVTATAADDIDKLVSPTDGVATAHVTVRPDADSARPAGDVADDHSVDIADGVVAEVTEDLTVEVTRDDGIDVHVSVERGPNELRRKRATELLERVGLAVDQLDRYPHEFSGGQRQRIGIARSLALEPGFLVLDEPTSALDVSVQAQVLNLLADLQEEFDLTYLLISHDLSVVRHICDRVAVMYLGEIVEIGPVEEMFEMPAHPYTQALLDSVPRASTAEKDRDVETLSGDVPSPRSPPSGCRFRTRCPTVIPPAESDLDQERFRDLMNVRERIETRDVSLETVGDDDRFEFENGSLPDEEVDEFVAALKERLLDRELPPAHDAVVEEALSELATTDWEAAAMCLREEYESVCERKNPPLSGANTSSVHPTACHLYDESVPGRPDSDE
- a CDS encoding DUF7344 domain-containing protein translates to MNEPTDRRMAAACSLLAKEKRRYLLYQLAEDETAHIEDLVTQVAAWDDTVSTGQISSETRQQTYVSLVHNHLPRLADYDIIDYDLRSGDIVLADGFDDIKPLLEQFKQTEEKQELREQPPL